One window of the Enterobacter huaxiensis genome contains the following:
- a CDS encoding ABC transporter ATP-binding protein: protein MSDSVLTIEDLHLSFPIYRGDVHALNHVSLEIKRGEIVGVVGESGSGKSVTAMLAMRLLPEGSYRVHHGQVTLLGEDVLNATEKQLRQWRGAKVAMIFQEPMTALNPTRRIGKQMVEVIRQHQPLSRRDAQQKAISLLEEMQIPDAAEVMDRYPFELSGGMRQRVMIALAFSCEPELIIADEPTTALDVTVQLQVLRLLKHKARASGTSVLFISHDMAVVSQLCDRMYVMYAGSVIESGSTQTLIHHPVHPYSIGLLQCAPENGEPRAALPAIPGTVPNLSQLPRGCAFRERCFAAGAKCGETPRLMPNGADGQRAACWYPQREEHHV, encoded by the coding sequence ATGAGTGATTCGGTATTAACCATTGAAGATTTACACCTGAGCTTCCCGATTTATCGCGGTGACGTCCACGCGCTCAACCACGTTTCGCTGGAGATTAAGCGGGGCGAAATTGTCGGCGTGGTGGGCGAATCCGGCTCGGGGAAGTCAGTCACGGCGATGCTGGCCATGCGCCTGCTGCCGGAAGGAAGCTACCGGGTTCACCACGGGCAGGTCACGCTGCTGGGTGAAGACGTGCTGAACGCCACGGAGAAACAGCTCCGCCAGTGGCGAGGCGCAAAAGTGGCGATGATTTTTCAGGAGCCGATGACGGCGCTTAACCCTACGCGGCGCATCGGTAAGCAGATGGTTGAGGTGATCCGCCAGCACCAGCCGCTCTCCCGCCGGGACGCGCAGCAAAAGGCCATTAGCCTGCTGGAGGAGATGCAGATCCCGGACGCGGCAGAGGTGATGGATCGCTATCCGTTTGAGCTTTCCGGCGGGATGCGCCAGCGGGTGATGATCGCTCTCGCGTTCTCCTGCGAGCCAGAGCTGATTATTGCGGATGAACCAACGACGGCGCTGGACGTGACCGTGCAGCTACAGGTCCTGCGTTTGCTTAAGCATAAAGCCCGCGCCAGCGGGACGTCGGTGCTGTTTATCAGCCACGATATGGCGGTTGTTTCACAGCTTTGCGACCGGATGTACGTGATGTACGCGGGAAGCGTGATTGAAAGCGGCAGCACGCAGACCCTGATCCACCATCCGGTTCATCCCTATTCCATCGGCCTGCTGCAGTGCGCGCCGGAAAACGGCGAGCCGCGCGCCGCGCTGCCGGCTATTCCCGGTACGGTGCCCAACCTCAGCCAGCTTCCGCGCGGCTGCGCCTTTCGCGAACGCTGCTTCGCTGCGGGTGCGAAATGCGGTGAAACGCCGCGATTAATGCCCAACGGTGCGGACGGCCAACGGGCCGCCTGCTGGTATCCACAACGGGAGGAACACCATGTCTGA
- a CDS encoding oligopeptide/dipeptide ABC transporter ATP-binding protein codes for MSDVLLELDSVHVNFPARKNWLGRVTEQVHALNGMDLQIRRGETLGIVGESGCGKSTLAQLLMGMLKPSAGACQRTQHAGGMQMVFQDPLSSLDPRLPVWRIITEPVWVQKRSGERERRRLAESLAQLVGIRPEYLDRLPHAFSGGQRQRIAIARALSSDPDIIVLDEPTSALDISVQAQILNLLVTLQQQRNLTYVLISHNVSVVRHMSDRVAVMYLGQIVELGTAAQVLVQPRHPYTQLLLDSVPRTGQPLDEGLALRKTDLPGNRRLPAGCFFRDRCPLAGQGCEIPQVLQHTADGRDVRCWRKVG; via the coding sequence ATGTCTGATGTCCTGCTGGAACTCGATAGCGTGCACGTGAATTTTCCCGCGCGCAAAAACTGGCTGGGCCGCGTAACGGAACAGGTTCACGCCCTCAACGGAATGGACCTGCAGATCCGCCGGGGTGAAACGCTGGGCATTGTGGGGGAATCCGGCTGCGGAAAAAGCACGCTGGCGCAGCTGCTAATGGGGATGCTCAAACCGAGCGCCGGGGCCTGCCAGCGAACGCAGCATGCAGGCGGGATGCAGATGGTGTTTCAGGATCCGCTCTCCTCGCTTGACCCGCGCCTGCCGGTCTGGCGGATTATCACCGAGCCGGTATGGGTACAAAAACGCAGCGGTGAGCGCGAGCGCCGCCGGCTCGCGGAAAGCCTGGCGCAGCTTGTCGGGATCCGCCCGGAGTATCTCGACCGCCTGCCGCACGCGTTTTCCGGCGGCCAGCGCCAGCGCATTGCCATCGCCCGGGCGCTGTCGTCTGACCCGGACATCATCGTGCTGGATGAACCGACCAGCGCGCTGGATATCTCCGTGCAGGCGCAGATCCTCAACCTGCTGGTGACGCTCCAGCAGCAGCGCAACCTCACCTACGTGCTGATCTCCCACAACGTCTCGGTGGTGAGGCACATGAGCGATCGCGTGGCGGTGATGTATCTCGGTCAGATTGTTGAGCTGGGCACCGCCGCCCAGGTTCTGGTTCAGCCGCGCCATCCTTACACGCAGCTCTTGCTCGATTCCGTTCCCAGAACCGGCCAGCCGCTGGATGAGGGGCTGGCGCTGCGCAAAACGGATCTGCCGGGGAACAGACGCCTGCCCGCCGGCTGTTTTTTCCGCGACCGCTGCCCGCTGGCAGGACAGGGGTGCGAGATCCCGCAGGTGCTACAGCACACGGCCGATGGACGCGACGTTCGCTGCTGGCGTAAAGTCGGCTGA
- a CDS encoding ABC transporter permease, producing MTFWSIVRQRCWGLFLVVAGVCIITFIISHMIPGDPARLLAGDRASDEIVQSIRQQLGLDQPLYVQFGRYVEALAHGDFGTSIRTGRPVAEDLKAFFPATLELAFCSLLLALVIGVPLGILSAVYRNRWLDHLVRLMAMTGISTPAFWLGLGVIVLFYGQLQILPGGGRLDDWLDPPAHVTGFYMVDALLEGNGEVFFNAVQHLILPSLTLAFVHLGIVARQVRSAMLEQLSEDYIRTARASGLPGWYIVLRYALPNAMIPSITVLGLALGDLLYGAVLTETVFAWPGMGAWVVTSIQALDFPAVMGFAVVVSLAYVFVNLVVDLLYLWIDPRIGRGGAE from the coding sequence ATGACGTTCTGGAGCATTGTGCGCCAGCGCTGCTGGGGGTTATTCCTGGTAGTGGCAGGTGTCTGTATCATTACTTTTATTATTTCACACATGATCCCCGGCGATCCGGCGCGTCTTTTAGCCGGCGACCGCGCCAGCGATGAAATTGTGCAGAGCATCCGCCAGCAGCTGGGGCTGGATCAGCCGCTCTATGTTCAGTTTGGCCGCTACGTTGAGGCGCTTGCCCACGGTGATTTTGGAACCTCTATCCGCACCGGTCGTCCGGTTGCGGAAGATTTGAAGGCCTTTTTCCCCGCGACGCTCGAGCTGGCGTTTTGCTCCCTGCTGCTGGCGCTGGTGATTGGCGTTCCGCTGGGCATACTGTCGGCGGTCTACCGCAACCGCTGGCTCGATCACCTGGTCCGGCTCATGGCGATGACCGGGATCTCCACGCCTGCCTTCTGGCTGGGGCTGGGGGTCATCGTCCTGTTCTACGGGCAGCTGCAGATCCTGCCGGGCGGCGGCAGGCTGGACGACTGGCTCGACCCACCCGCCCACGTTACCGGCTTTTATATGGTTGATGCCCTGCTGGAAGGCAACGGCGAGGTCTTCTTTAACGCCGTGCAGCACCTGATTTTACCCTCGCTAACGCTGGCGTTTGTGCATCTTGGCATTGTCGCGCGTCAGGTACGCTCGGCGATGCTGGAGCAGCTCAGCGAGGACTACATCCGCACCGCCCGCGCCAGCGGCCTGCCGGGCTGGTATATCGTCCTGCGCTACGCCCTGCCGAACGCGATGATCCCCTCGATTACCGTTCTCGGGCTGGCGCTGGGCGACCTCCTCTACGGCGCGGTACTGACCGAGACCGTTTTCGCCTGGCCGGGAATGGGCGCCTGGGTGGTGACCTCTATTCAGGCACTCGATTTTCCTGCCGTCATGGGCTTTGCGGTGGTGGTTTCGCTGGCCTACGTGTTTGTTAACCTGGTGGTCGATCTGCTGTATCTGTGGATTGACCCGCGAATCGGGCGCGGAGGTGCCGAATGA
- the ddpX gene encoding D-alanyl-D-alanine dipeptidase, with product MPDESELIDVAKTFPTLHIDLKYATADNITGRPIYQEARCLLHTDAATALAKAIGIATLAGLKLVVYDAYRPQQAQAQLWDACPNPEYVVDVAIGSNHSRGTAIDVTLMDDDNNVLDMGAGFDEMHDRSHPYHPSVPPHAQRNRLLLNAIMFGGGFVGIGSEWWHFELPQAASYPLLDDRFDCFPLTHTSL from the coding sequence ATGCCCGATGAGAGTGAACTGATAGACGTGGCAAAAACCTTTCCCACGCTGCATATCGACCTCAAATACGCCACCGCTGACAACATCACCGGTCGGCCAATTTATCAGGAGGCCCGGTGTCTGCTGCATACCGATGCCGCTACCGCGCTGGCGAAAGCCATCGGCATCGCAACGCTGGCAGGCCTGAAGCTGGTGGTGTACGACGCCTATCGCCCGCAGCAGGCGCAGGCGCAGCTCTGGGACGCCTGCCCGAACCCGGAATACGTGGTCGACGTGGCCATCGGCTCCAATCACAGCCGCGGGACCGCCATCGACGTGACGCTGATGGATGACGACAACAACGTGCTGGATATGGGGGCCGGGTTTGATGAAATGCACGATCGCTCTCATCCCTACCATCCCTCCGTTCCTCCCCATGCCCAGCGTAACCGCCTGCTGCTCAACGCCATTATGTTTGGCGGGGGCTTTGTGGGGATCGGCAGCGAATGGTGGCATTTCGAACTGCCCCAGGCGGCGAGCTACCCCCTTCTTGACGATCGTTTCGACTGTTTTCCCCTGACGCACACGTCCCTTTAA
- a CDS encoding ABC transporter substrate-binding protein, which translates to MKTTLLTSLIAATLALSAPAALAAVPKDMLAIGKAADPQTLDPAVTIDNNDWTVTYPSYQRLVKYKPGTTEVEGDLSTGWKASEDQKEWTFTLTDNATFSDGTPVTAEAVKLSFERLLKIGQGPSEAFPKDLRIEAVDDRTVKFTLSQPFAPFLYTLANDGASIINPAVLKANAADDARGYLAQHTAGSGPFMLKSWQKGQQLVLVPNPHWPGDKPHFKRVTVKIIGESASRRLQLSRGDLDIADSLPVDQLSALKQEGKVAVAEYPSLRVTYLYLNNGKAPMNQVDLRRAVSWATDYEGMVKGILSGNGKQMRGPIPDGMWGFDASAMQYSYDEAKAKAALEKVKDKPASLTFLYSDNDPNWEPIALSTQASLGKLGISVKLEKLANATMRDRVGKGDYDIAIGNWSPDFADPYMFMNYWFESDKKGLPGNRAFYENSDVDALLRAALKTTDQTERTKDYQQAQKVVIDEAAYVYLFQKNYQLAMNKEVKGFTFNPMLEQVFNIATMSK; encoded by the coding sequence ATGAAAACAACGCTTCTTACGTCCCTGATTGCCGCCACGCTGGCGCTGAGCGCCCCGGCTGCGCTGGCTGCCGTCCCGAAAGACATGCTGGCGATCGGCAAAGCGGCAGATCCGCAAACGCTCGACCCGGCGGTAACCATCGATAACAACGACTGGACGGTGACCTACCCGTCCTATCAGCGTCTGGTGAAGTACAAGCCGGGCACCACCGAGGTCGAGGGGGATTTGTCGACGGGCTGGAAAGCGTCCGAAGACCAGAAGGAGTGGACCTTTACCCTGACGGATAACGCAACATTCTCCGACGGCACCCCGGTCACCGCCGAGGCGGTCAAGCTCTCGTTTGAGCGCCTGCTGAAAATCGGCCAGGGGCCGTCGGAAGCGTTTCCGAAAGATCTCAGGATTGAGGCGGTGGATGACCGCACGGTGAAATTTACCCTCAGCCAGCCGTTTGCCCCCTTCCTTTACACGCTGGCGAACGACGGCGCCTCCATCATTAACCCGGCGGTGCTGAAGGCCAACGCCGCCGACGATGCGCGCGGCTATCTGGCACAGCATACCGCCGGTTCCGGGCCGTTTATGCTGAAAAGCTGGCAAAAGGGGCAACAGCTGGTGCTGGTGCCTAACCCGCACTGGCCGGGCGACAAGCCGCACTTCAAGCGCGTTACGGTAAAAATCATCGGCGAGAGCGCGTCGCGGCGCCTGCAGCTTTCTCGTGGGGATCTGGACATTGCCGATTCTCTGCCGGTGGATCAGCTTTCCGCCCTGAAGCAGGAAGGCAAGGTGGCAGTTGCAGAATACCCCTCCCTGCGCGTGACCTACCTGTACCTCAACAACGGCAAAGCGCCGATGAATCAGGTCGATTTGCGCCGCGCGGTCTCCTGGGCGACGGACTATGAGGGCATGGTGAAAGGCATACTCAGCGGCAACGGCAAGCAGATGCGCGGCCCGATCCCGGACGGCATGTGGGGCTTCGATGCCAGCGCAATGCAGTACAGCTACGATGAGGCCAAAGCCAAAGCGGCGCTGGAGAAGGTCAAAGATAAACCGGCCAGCCTGACCTTCCTCTACTCCGACAACGATCCTAACTGGGAGCCCATCGCCCTTTCCACCCAGGCCAGCCTCGGCAAGCTCGGCATTAGCGTCAAGCTGGAAAAACTGGCGAACGCCACCATGCGCGACCGGGTAGGTAAAGGCGATTACGACATCGCCATCGGTAACTGGAGCCCGGACTTTGCCGATCCGTACATGTTCATGAACTACTGGTTTGAGTCGGACAAAAAAGGCCTGCCGGGTAACCGCGCGTTCTATGAAAACAGCGATGTCGATGCCCTGCTGCGGGCGGCGCTGAAAACCACCGATCAGACGGAGCGCACGAAGGATTATCAGCAGGCTCAGAAAGTGGTAATCGACGAGGCGGCCTACGTTTATCTGTTCCAGAAAAACTACCAGCTGGCGATGAACAAAGAGGTCAAAGGCTTCACCTTTAACCCCATGCTCGAGCAGGTGTTCAACATCGCGACCATGAGTAAATAA
- the ddpC gene encoding D,D-dipeptide ABC transporter permease, which translates to MMLTQETPVPEKTEKPRIDWAKLFWMLRKSPLTLVGGVIMILMLLLMVTSPWIVPHDPNALDLTARLQAPSAQHWFGTDEVGRDLFSRVLVGSQQSITAGLAVVAIAGGIGSLLGCLSGVLGGRGDAMIMRIMDIMLSIPSLVLTMALAAALGPSLFNAMLAIAIVRIPFYVRLARGQTLVVRQFTYVQAARTFGASRWHLISWHILRNALPPLIVQASLDIGSAILMAATLGFIGLGAQQPTAEWGAMVAVGRNYVLDQWWYCAFPGAAILITAVGFNLFGDGIRDLLDPKSGGRQ; encoded by the coding sequence ATGATGCTGACTCAGGAAACGCCCGTCCCCGAAAAGACCGAAAAACCGCGCATCGACTGGGCAAAGCTGTTCTGGATGCTGCGCAAGAGCCCGCTCACGCTGGTTGGCGGCGTTATTATGATCCTGATGCTGCTGCTGATGGTCACTTCGCCGTGGATCGTCCCGCACGACCCAAACGCGCTGGATCTGACCGCCCGGCTGCAGGCGCCTTCCGCTCAGCACTGGTTTGGCACCGATGAGGTCGGGCGCGATCTGTTTAGCCGGGTGCTGGTCGGCAGCCAGCAGTCCATCACCGCCGGGCTGGCGGTAGTGGCGATTGCAGGCGGGATCGGTTCGCTGCTGGGGTGTCTGTCCGGCGTGCTGGGCGGGCGCGGTGACGCCATGATTATGCGGATAATGGACATTATGCTCTCTATCCCCTCGCTGGTACTGACCATGGCGCTGGCGGCCGCGCTGGGCCCGAGCCTGTTCAACGCCATGCTGGCAATTGCCATTGTGCGCATCCCCTTTTACGTCCGCCTGGCGCGTGGGCAAACGCTGGTGGTGCGTCAGTTTACCTACGTGCAGGCCGCGCGCACCTTTGGCGCCTCGCGGTGGCATTTGATCAGCTGGCACATCCTGCGCAACGCCCTGCCGCCGCTGATTGTGCAGGCCTCGCTGGATATCGGCAGCGCCATATTAATGGCCGCCACGCTGGGGTTTATCGGCCTCGGCGCCCAGCAGCCCACCGCAGAATGGGGCGCGATGGTCGCTGTCGGACGCAACTACGTGCTTGACCAGTGGTGGTACTGCGCCTTCCCCGGCGCGGCCATCCTCATCACCGCCGTCGGTTTTAACTTATTTGGTGACGGCATCCGCGACCTGCTGGACCCGAAATCAGGGGGAAGACAATGA